A single window of Streptomyces sp. NBC_00464 DNA harbors:
- a CDS encoding tryptophan dimethylallyltransferase family protein, whose protein sequence is MTSRPDPGVPATSPGETTLGDHVLGQLRRLGATVGLSEADIELYGNVLIDSLAGAAHRPLFLPPASPTFLSDDHTPVEFSLASAPDAAPALRVLVEPGWAHSDMVDSGRAGLAVIRAMGARWGFATDRLDALADLFFPAAAQGPLALWYALDLRAGGVPGVKVYLNPSASGPESAARTVHEALRRLGYGQAFEQLPPGAGYPFLALDLGAWTSPRVKVYVRHPRMSADDACALSRTSGAAAADIRYFFHAAAGSLAPSERGGNDILRLVRRPALTCHSFTEGDSNPSGFTLHIPVRDYVRDDEEALARATALLTRAGLDPTVLNRSLGALTQRTLADGVGLIAYLALVYERNRPPRLTAYLSSEAHRVRPPQEQYPRGTWMPAQLTQSVLDLGHQAVGHISPPTAQKEVTWSPTASRS, encoded by the coding sequence ATGACCTCCCGCCCGGATCCCGGCGTACCGGCAACCAGCCCCGGCGAGACGACGCTCGGCGACCACGTACTCGGTCAACTACGGCGCCTGGGCGCCACGGTGGGCCTGAGCGAGGCGGACATCGAACTGTACGGAAATGTCCTGATCGACTCCCTCGCAGGCGCCGCCCACCGGCCGCTGTTTCTGCCACCGGCCTCGCCCACCTTCCTCTCCGATGACCACACCCCCGTCGAGTTCTCCCTCGCCAGTGCTCCGGACGCCGCCCCGGCCCTGCGCGTGCTCGTGGAGCCCGGGTGGGCCCACAGCGACATGGTCGACAGCGGCCGCGCCGGGCTTGCGGTCATCCGCGCCATGGGCGCCCGCTGGGGCTTCGCCACCGACCGACTCGACGCCCTCGCCGACCTGTTCTTCCCCGCTGCAGCACAGGGCCCCTTGGCCCTGTGGTACGCGCTCGATCTGCGCGCTGGAGGGGTCCCAGGGGTCAAGGTCTACCTGAACCCCTCCGCCTCCGGCCCGGAAAGCGCGGCCCGCACCGTGCACGAGGCACTGCGGCGGCTCGGCTACGGCCAGGCCTTCGAGCAACTGCCCCCGGGGGCCGGCTATCCGTTCCTCGCTCTGGACCTGGGCGCCTGGACGTCCCCCCGCGTCAAGGTCTACGTGAGACACCCGCGCATGTCAGCCGATGACGCCTGCGCGCTCAGCCGTACCTCCGGAGCCGCAGCGGCCGACATCCGCTACTTCTTCCACGCGGCCGCGGGCTCCCTCGCGCCGTCCGAGCGCGGCGGGAACGACATCCTGCGACTGGTACGGCGGCCGGCGCTCACCTGCCACTCCTTCACCGAAGGCGACAGCAACCCGAGCGGCTTCACGCTCCACATCCCCGTTCGCGACTACGTGCGCGATGACGAAGAGGCCCTCGCCCGCGCCACAGCACTGCTGACCCGGGCCGGCCTGGACCCCACCGTCCTGAACCGAAGTCTGGGAGCGCTCACACAGCGAACCCTCGCCGACGGCGTGGGGCTGATCGCCTACCTGGCCCTGGTGTACGAGCGCAACCGGCCGCCCCGGCTCACCGCCTACCTGAGTTCCGAGGCCCACCGCGTCCGGCCGCCGCAGGAGCAGTACCCGCGGGGCACCTGGATGCCTGCGCAACTCACCCAGAGCGTCCTGGACCTCGGGCACCAGGCCGTCGGCCACATCAGCCCGCCCACCGCACAGAAGGAAGTCACGTGGAGCCCTACCGCATCAAGGTCGTAG
- a CDS encoding sigma-70 family RNA polymerase sigma factor, with the protein MIVNPPEFLAMRFEEHRPHLRAVAYRMLGSLAESDDAIQETWLRLAGSDDSRIDNLGGWLTTVVGRVCLDMLRARKRRGEEPLEQRLPDLVIGHDGADGAGPEQQALLADSVGLALLVVLDSLSPAERLAFVLHDLFGLSFEEIAPVVDRTPATAKKLASRARLRVRGTTPPPDPDRADQRRVVDAFLTAARGGDFDALLALLDPDVVLRADGGALTGGLRTNRGAAAVAGRLDTFQRMATTATTRPALVNGFAGLVNSLDGQPLSVMSFTITEGRIAAIDILSDPQRLARLDLASVED; encoded by the coding sequence GTGATCGTGAATCCACCTGAGTTCTTGGCCATGCGGTTCGAGGAGCACCGGCCGCATCTTCGTGCAGTGGCGTACCGCATGCTCGGTTCCCTGGCCGAGTCTGACGACGCAATCCAGGAGACCTGGCTGCGCCTGGCGGGCTCCGACGACAGCCGGATCGACAACCTTGGGGGCTGGCTGACCACGGTGGTCGGCCGTGTGTGTCTGGACATGCTCCGTGCGCGCAAACGGCGCGGCGAGGAGCCGTTGGAGCAGCGACTGCCCGATCTTGTGATCGGCCATGACGGTGCGGACGGGGCTGGCCCCGAGCAGCAGGCGCTGCTGGCGGACTCGGTGGGTCTGGCTCTGCTGGTGGTGCTGGACTCGCTCAGCCCGGCGGAACGGCTGGCGTTCGTGCTGCATGACCTGTTCGGGCTGTCGTTCGAGGAAATCGCGCCGGTCGTCGACCGCACGCCCGCGACGGCCAAGAAGCTGGCCAGCCGCGCCCGGCTGCGGGTCCGCGGCACGACGCCGCCCCCCGACCCGGACCGGGCCGATCAGCGGCGGGTGGTGGACGCCTTTCTGACCGCTGCCCGCGGCGGCGATTTCGACGCGCTGCTCGCACTCCTCGACCCGGACGTGGTGCTGCGCGCGGACGGCGGTGCTCTCACCGGGGGCCTGCGGACCAACCGCGGCGCCGCCGCGGTCGCCGGCCGGCTTGACACCTTCCAGCGGATGGCAACCACCGCCACCACTCGCCCGGCGCTGGTCAACGGCTTCGCGGGCCTGGTCAACTCCCTCGACGGACAGCCGCTGTCCGTCATGAGCTTCACCATCACCGAAGGCAGGATCGCCGCCATCGACATCCTGTCTGACCCCCAGCGGCTTGCCCGGCTCGACCTCGCGTCCGTCGAGGACTGA
- a CDS encoding DUF742 domain-containing protein, with protein MTEPGRPEPEPEFVSEAGALVRPYVITRGRDLPDEGEFALITLVTTATDEQQRPQRLSPEEEQILEMCSSGYLSVAEIAAHSQLPLGVVKALLSSLAEGGYLVTRAPVPSARPTNKALLKEVLDGLKALSV; from the coding sequence ATGACGGAACCCGGCCGTCCCGAGCCCGAGCCCGAGTTCGTGTCCGAGGCCGGAGCATTAGTCCGTCCCTACGTGATCACCCGTGGCCGTGACCTGCCTGATGAGGGCGAGTTCGCCCTCATCACTCTCGTTACGACGGCCACCGACGAGCAGCAGCGCCCCCAACGGCTCTCGCCCGAGGAGGAACAGATCCTGGAGATGTGCTCCAGTGGCTACCTCTCGGTCGCTGAGATCGCCGCGCACTCCCAGTTGCCGCTCGGGGTGGTCAAGGCGCTGCTCAGTTCCCTCGCCGAGGGGGGCTATCTCGTGACCCGGGCGCCGGTGCCCTCGGCTCGTCCCACCAACAAGGCCCTGCTTAAGGAGGTGCTCGATGGCCTCAAGGCTCTCTCTGTCTGA
- a CDS encoding roadblock/LC7 domain-containing protein: MSDDLSWMLEDALQIPHALHAVLISADGLQMSRTAEFDRGDADKVAAAVSGLQSLSRAVSFFCGEHGANWRQTLIEFDGGWVFLNAAGGGSYLAVAASAEVDMQDITYRMQQLVSRLGKAMSTGLRGESVTS, translated from the coding sequence GTGAGCGACGACCTGTCCTGGATGCTTGAGGACGCGCTGCAGATTCCGCATGCTCTCCACGCGGTCCTGATTTCTGCCGACGGCCTCCAGATGTCCCGTACTGCGGAGTTCGACAGGGGCGATGCCGACAAGGTGGCCGCCGCAGTCTCCGGCCTGCAGTCGCTCAGCCGGGCCGTCAGCTTCTTCTGCGGTGAGCACGGAGCGAACTGGCGCCAGACCCTCATCGAGTTCGACGGGGGCTGGGTGTTCCTGAACGCTGCGGGCGGCGGCAGCTACCTTGCCGTGGCGGCGTCGGCCGAGGTCGACATGCAGGACATCACGTACCGGATGCAGCAGCTGGTCAGCCGGCTGGGCAAGGCGATGTCGACCGGCCTTCGCGGCGAATCGGTCACCTCATGA
- a CDS encoding ATP-binding protein, with the protein MTNFWQDPTVWALAVGVAVAATVITRQRKTIKALRRQKQGLQGELTASQGGAADLESTVTELRSGYDEVVRQAKEEAEEATNTVLKSAMRTLQGLAAEQQRAISGLQKKYGDSAVLRDMLDIDHMNSQFNRRAQSIAVLCGGWLGRQREAASVYDVIRGAQGRIRHYQRIEIASRVDFAVTSRAVEPIALTVAELLDNATSYSEPSTMVEVEVRTVPRGICIVIDDAGVGMSEEERTNATALLSSGSAVSVAELGNPPAFGFAVIGALCARFGFTVAIDSTSPYGGVRAVVMVPKELLTEMPEPKTPTTTQEVNAAAESRASAPAAAEGGLPRRRNKRGMALVPDGGRRSDEAPPARSAEARVAAMGAFQRGTLSGRGAGVPAAEGDTTADSHEGFDAP; encoded by the coding sequence ATGACGAATTTTTGGCAGGATCCGACAGTCTGGGCGCTTGCCGTCGGCGTCGCTGTCGCCGCCACGGTAATAACTCGCCAGCGAAAAACGATCAAGGCGCTACGTCGTCAAAAGCAGGGCCTTCAGGGTGAGCTGACCGCATCGCAGGGCGGGGCCGCCGACCTCGAGTCCACCGTCACCGAGCTGCGCAGCGGCTACGACGAGGTGGTCCGCCAGGCCAAGGAAGAGGCGGAGGAGGCCACGAACACCGTACTGAAGTCGGCTATGCGGACCCTTCAAGGCCTTGCCGCGGAGCAGCAGCGGGCCATCTCCGGGCTGCAGAAGAAGTACGGCGACTCGGCCGTGTTGCGGGACATGCTGGACATCGACCACATGAACTCGCAATTCAACCGGCGTGCGCAGTCCATTGCTGTGCTGTGCGGCGGGTGGCTCGGCCGGCAGCGGGAGGCTGCATCGGTCTATGACGTGATCCGCGGAGCGCAGGGCCGTATCCGGCACTACCAGCGCATCGAAATCGCCTCACGGGTCGATTTCGCGGTGACCAGCCGTGCCGTCGAACCGATCGCGCTGACGGTGGCCGAGCTGCTCGACAACGCGACCAGCTATTCCGAGCCGTCCACCATGGTCGAGGTCGAGGTGCGGACGGTGCCCCGGGGCATCTGCATCGTGATCGACGACGCCGGTGTCGGCATGAGCGAGGAAGAACGGACGAACGCCACCGCTCTGCTGTCCAGCGGGTCTGCGGTGAGCGTTGCGGAGCTCGGCAACCCTCCCGCGTTCGGTTTCGCGGTGATCGGTGCCCTGTGCGCGCGGTTCGGGTTCACGGTCGCCATCGACAGCACCTCTCCCTACGGCGGCGTCCGCGCGGTGGTGATGGTGCCGAAGGAGTTGTTGACCGAGATGCCCGAGCCCAAGACGCCCACTACCACGCAGGAAGTCAATGCCGCTGCCGAGAGCCGCGCTTCGGCTCCTGCGGCGGCAGAGGGCGGGCTGCCCCGGCGACGGAACAAGCGCGGCATGGCGCTCGTGCCGGACGGCGGCCGCAGATCTGATGAAGCGCCGCCGGCCCGGTCAGCAGAGGCAAGGGTGGCGGCCATGGGCGCGTTTCAGCGCGGCACTCTCAGCGGCCGAGGTGCGGGGGTACCGGCCGCCGAAGGCGATACCACTGCCGATTCACACGAAGGATTCGATGCCCCGTGA
- a CDS encoding tryptophanase: MEPYRIKVVEPLAFTTREEREAALKRVAYNPFDLRADEVTIDLLSDSGTGAISADQLAAGMQGDESYAGSRSFYRWHEVVSELTGYPHILPAHQGRAAERILFSSLLRPGTSVLSNTHFDTTRANVELTGCTAYDLPCAEAKDLDSDFPFKGNIDLIALEQALENADRTPVGAVLMTITNNGGGGQPVSMDNLHRTAELCRRHNVPMILDAARFAENAWLVTQREPGYADRTPRQVAEEAFRLADGCVMSAKKDGIVHIGGFIGLKDAELAERCGGLLIATEGFTTYGGLSGRDLDMMARGLLEVTEPAYLAERADIAAHLAARIREAGVDIVEPAGLHALYVNAGRLLPHIPPHQYPGTALVCELYLRGGIRSAELGSLYLGEEDEHGNPVKTAPYELVRLALPRRVYTRSHYDHVAATLADIAKNPESVRGYRVTGQSPILRHFSIKLEPVKSGD; the protein is encoded by the coding sequence GTGGAGCCCTACCGCATCAAGGTCGTAGAACCTCTTGCTTTCACCACCCGGGAGGAGCGCGAGGCCGCGCTGAAGCGGGTCGCCTACAACCCCTTCGATCTGCGGGCCGACGAAGTCACCATCGACCTGTTGAGCGACTCCGGGACCGGTGCCATCTCCGCAGACCAGCTCGCCGCAGGAATGCAGGGCGACGAGTCGTACGCCGGCAGCCGCTCCTTCTACCGGTGGCACGAGGTCGTCTCCGAACTCACCGGCTACCCCCACATCCTGCCGGCCCACCAAGGCCGCGCGGCCGAGCGCATCCTCTTCTCCTCGCTGCTGCGGCCTGGCACGAGTGTGCTGTCCAACACCCACTTCGACACCACCCGCGCCAACGTCGAACTGACTGGCTGCACGGCGTACGACCTGCCCTGCGCCGAGGCGAAGGACCTCGACAGCGACTTTCCGTTCAAGGGCAACATCGACCTGATCGCCCTCGAACAGGCCCTGGAGAACGCGGACCGGACGCCCGTTGGGGCCGTGCTGATGACCATCACCAACAACGGTGGCGGGGGCCAGCCGGTCAGCATGGACAACCTGCACCGCACCGCCGAACTGTGCCGCCGTCACAACGTGCCGATGATCCTCGACGCCGCCCGGTTCGCGGAGAACGCCTGGCTGGTGACCCAGCGCGAACCCGGCTACGCCGACCGCACCCCGCGCCAGGTCGCCGAGGAAGCCTTCCGCCTCGCCGACGGCTGCGTCATGAGCGCGAAGAAGGACGGGATCGTCCACATTGGCGGCTTCATCGGTCTGAAGGACGCCGAACTCGCCGAGCGGTGCGGGGGACTGCTCATCGCCACCGAAGGATTCACCACCTACGGCGGTCTGTCCGGACGTGACCTCGACATGATGGCCCGCGGCCTCCTCGAAGTGACCGAGCCGGCCTACCTCGCCGAGCGTGCCGACATAGCCGCCCATCTCGCCGCACGCATCCGCGAGGCCGGCGTCGACATCGTGGAACCCGCCGGTCTGCACGCCCTCTACGTCAACGCCGGGCGCCTCCTGCCCCACATCCCCCCGCACCAGTACCCCGGCACCGCACTCGTCTGCGAGCTCTATCTGCGCGGAGGCATCCGCTCGGCGGAGCTGGGGTCGCTGTACCTCGGTGAAGAGGACGAGCACGGCAACCCTGTCAAGACGGCGCCCTACGAACTTGTACGGCTGGCTCTCCCCCGACGGGTCTACACCCGCAGCCACTACGACCACGTTGCCGCCACCCTGGCAGATATCGCGAAGAATCCTGAATCGGTCCGTGGCTACCGGGTTACGGGCCAGTCCCCGATCCTCCGACACTTCAGCATCAAGCTGGAGCCCGTGAAGTCCGGCGACTGA
- a CDS encoding SGNH/GDSL hydrolase family protein translates to MSSPQPSPPALTHATTASSFEAMFPASGPVVWHGAWTTSVMRPSAAPWFETWAEQGFMNQSLRQVVRVHTGGTQVRIRLSNAYSHTPLRLTGASIGGTAGAAAVRPGTLRTLRFAGLPSTTIPAKGRAVSDPVALPTEPLDQLTISLYFKEATGPATYHQLSMATTYRAAGDHHRDPAAAAYTDKVQPAYGSWYYLEGVETSGKHRLPSAVVTFGDSLTDGFGATIDRHDRYPDLLAQRLLTAALPRPVLNAGIGSNKLLTDAALGGDAGIARFARDVLDQPHVGTVIVLMGINDIQQTFEPARSTSPEATPVTARQLIEGHRTLIRAAHARGVRAVGATLTPYRGAAGWTPAGEEIRSRVNQWIQTGGEYDTVVDFACALDPDGTGSITEDLHMGDHLHPNPTGYRAMADAIDLASLGQ, encoded by the coding sequence ATGAGTTCACCCCAACCCAGCCCGCCCGCCCTCACACACGCCACGACCGCCTCCTCCTTCGAGGCCATGTTCCCGGCTTCCGGCCCCGTCGTCTGGCACGGCGCGTGGACCACTTCGGTCATGCGGCCCTCCGCCGCGCCATGGTTCGAAACCTGGGCCGAGCAGGGCTTCATGAACCAGTCGCTCCGTCAAGTCGTCCGAGTCCACACCGGCGGCACCCAGGTCAGAATCCGCCTCTCCAACGCCTACAGCCACACACCTCTGCGCCTGACCGGCGCGAGTATCGGCGGTACCGCCGGCGCCGCGGCCGTGCGCCCGGGCACCTTGCGCACGCTGCGCTTCGCCGGCCTCCCCTCCACCACCATCCCCGCGAAGGGACGCGCCGTCAGCGACCCGGTCGCCCTGCCCACCGAACCGCTCGACCAGCTCACCATCAGCCTGTACTTCAAGGAGGCCACCGGACCGGCCACGTACCACCAGCTGTCCATGGCCACCACCTACCGGGCAGCCGGTGACCACCACCGCGACCCGGCCGCTGCCGCCTACACCGACAAGGTCCAGCCCGCCTACGGATCCTGGTACTACCTCGAAGGCGTCGAGACCTCGGGCAAGCACCGCCTGCCCTCCGCGGTTGTCACCTTCGGCGACTCCCTCACCGACGGGTTCGGTGCGACCATCGACCGCCACGACCGCTACCCCGACCTCCTCGCCCAACGCCTGCTCACCGCCGCCCTGCCCCGCCCGGTACTGAACGCCGGCATCGGCTCCAACAAGCTCCTCACGGACGCGGCCCTCGGCGGTGACGCCGGTATCGCGCGATTCGCTCGGGACGTCCTCGACCAGCCCCACGTCGGCACCGTGATCGTCCTGATGGGCATCAACGACATCCAGCAAACCTTTGAACCGGCGCGCAGCACCAGCCCTGAGGCCACGCCAGTCACCGCGCGGCAGCTGATCGAGGGGCACCGCACACTGATCCGCGCCGCCCACGCCCGCGGAGTCAGGGCCGTCGGCGCCACGCTCACCCCCTACCGGGGCGCGGCCGGCTGGACCCCCGCAGGCGAAGAGATCCGCAGCCGGGTCAACCAATGGATCCAAACCGGCGGCGAGTACGACACCGTCGTCGACTTCGCGTGCGCCCTGGACCCCGACGGCACCGGCAGCATCACGGAAGACCTGCACATGGGCGACCACCTCCACCCCAACCCCACCGGATACCGGGCGATGGCCGACGCCATCGACCTGGCCTCCCTGGGACAGTGA
- a CDS encoding carboxymuconolactone decarboxylase family protein, producing MATSLDSLTSRFSDPQQLVPELGDVSTALFKIIGNGAVPRSTVTLVHLRAGQLAGNTYLTVMHTANARRAGVLEEKIAAVVSWKDAPYFNQAERVALELVEAVLTPGGCSERVPDGLYARAAEHYDDRALATLAMAIGQVNFFIPLAVIGKPLPGVSMADQWRTSTTD from the coding sequence ATGGCGACCAGCCTCGACAGCCTCACCTCCCGGTTCTCCGACCCGCAGCAGCTGGTCCCCGAACTCGGCGACGTCAGCACCGCTCTCTTCAAGATCATCGGCAATGGGGCGGTGCCCCGGAGCACCGTCACCCTGGTCCACCTGCGTGCCGGGCAGCTAGCCGGGAACACGTACCTGACGGTGATGCACACCGCGAACGCGCGCCGCGCGGGAGTACTGGAGGAGAAGATCGCCGCCGTCGTCTCCTGGAAGGACGCCCCCTACTTCAATCAGGCCGAGCGGGTGGCCCTGGAGTTGGTGGAAGCCGTCCTTACGCCCGGCGGGTGCAGCGAGCGAGTCCCGGACGGCCTGTACGCGCGGGCAGCCGAGCACTACGACGACAGGGCGCTGGCCACCCTCGCCATGGCGATCGGGCAGGTCAACTTCTTCATCCCCCTCGCCGTGATCGGCAAGCCCCTGCCCGGTGTCTCCATGGCCGATCAGTGGCGCACGTCCACGACCGATTAG
- a CDS encoding GTP-binding protein — MASRLSLSEDAYVPSGAQQTAVKILVVGHFAVGKTTLIGSLSEITPLSTEERMTTLSERVDDLKGVQGKTTTTVALDFGRLTLSERIVLYLFGSPGQQRFVSLWDDTARGALGALVLVDPERLADSFDIMDLVESYGLDFAVAINHFDGSTVHTPEEVREALDLLPDTPVVTIDARDEKSSVDALITLVRYLHERADLEHA; from the coding sequence ATGGCCTCAAGGCTCTCTCTGTCTGAGGATGCCTACGTGCCCAGCGGCGCACAGCAGACTGCAGTGAAAATCCTGGTCGTCGGGCATTTCGCCGTCGGCAAGACCACCCTGATCGGCTCACTTTCCGAGATCACGCCGTTGTCCACCGAGGAGCGGATGACGACGCTCTCGGAGCGCGTCGACGACCTCAAAGGGGTTCAGGGAAAGACCACCACCACCGTCGCCCTGGACTTCGGCCGGCTGACGCTGAGCGAGCGCATCGTTCTGTATCTGTTCGGCTCCCCCGGACAGCAGCGCTTCGTGAGTCTCTGGGACGACACGGCCCGCGGAGCGCTGGGCGCCCTGGTCCTGGTGGACCCCGAGCGCCTGGCCGACTCCTTCGACATCATGGATCTGGTCGAGAGTTACGGCCTCGATTTCGCCGTGGCCATCAATCACTTCGACGGCAGTACGGTCCACACCCCGGAGGAAGTCCGGGAGGCACTCGACCTGCTGCCCGACACCCCCGTCGTCACCATCGACGCACGCGACGAGAAGTCGTCCGTCGACGCCCTGATCACCTTGGTCCGCTATCTGCACGAGCGCGCCGACCTGGAGCACGCATGA
- a CDS encoding ImmA/IrrE family metallo-endopeptidase — translation MSDQRELLADPAMLGLARDSRGWTQSELAEQMSHVEGNRISQGYVSRAEAGRIPVRAERVLLFAAALRFTPEMLCQATDTAGAGIGLIHHRKRASLGAPALRRIHATLTLTRLQVEAVTQAADLSHPHRFRPIEVNDFDTPADAAETVREEWNVPAGPIADLVEVLEDAGTLVVVRDLGTTGLDAVSQWPRGRTPLVLLNSAVPGDRSRFSLAHELGHLIMHQEPGEGRTQEAQADRFAAEFLMPHEEILSELKPGIDIARLMDLKARWGVSMAALIRRAVDLGVITEWQYRTLMVELSALGYRTSEPIVIRRETPRHIAQAVTRLAGQHHLSATETAHLAGLGREEFHEIYLCASSSGHKDVPDPSAR, via the coding sequence GTGAGTGATCAAAGGGAGTTGCTGGCGGATCCCGCCATGCTCGGCCTGGCGCGCGACTCTCGGGGGTGGACCCAGTCCGAGCTTGCGGAGCAGATGTCGCACGTGGAGGGCAACCGCATCTCGCAGGGGTACGTAAGCCGGGCCGAAGCCGGACGCATCCCGGTCCGGGCGGAGCGGGTACTCCTGTTCGCCGCCGCACTTCGCTTCACCCCCGAGATGCTGTGCCAGGCCACCGACACGGCCGGGGCAGGCATCGGGCTGATCCACCACCGTAAGCGGGCCTCACTGGGCGCCCCCGCACTGCGCCGGATCCATGCGACGCTGACGCTCACCCGCCTCCAGGTCGAAGCGGTAACGCAGGCGGCAGACCTCAGCCATCCCCACCGGTTCAGGCCCATTGAGGTCAACGACTTCGACACCCCCGCGGACGCCGCGGAAACGGTACGCGAGGAGTGGAACGTTCCCGCCGGCCCCATCGCCGACCTGGTCGAGGTGCTCGAAGACGCCGGCACCCTGGTCGTAGTCCGCGACCTGGGCACCACGGGACTCGACGCTGTAAGCCAGTGGCCGCGCGGCCGGACGCCGCTGGTTCTTCTCAACTCCGCTGTGCCTGGTGATCGTTCACGCTTCAGCCTCGCTCACGAGCTGGGCCATCTGATCATGCACCAGGAACCGGGCGAGGGCCGTACTCAGGAGGCACAAGCCGACCGGTTCGCCGCCGAGTTTCTCATGCCGCACGAGGAGATCCTGAGCGAGCTGAAGCCCGGCATCGACATCGCCCGCCTCATGGATCTGAAAGCCCGCTGGGGGGTCTCCATGGCCGCTCTCATCCGGCGTGCTGTGGACCTGGGCGTGATCACCGAATGGCAGTACCGCACGCTCATGGTCGAGTTGTCCGCACTCGGCTACCGCACAAGCGAACCGATCGTCATCCGGCGCGAGACCCCGCGCCATATCGCTCAGGCCGTCACCCGGCTTGCAGGACAGCACCACCTCAGTGCGACCGAGACCGCTCACCTGGCGGGTCTGGGGCGTGAGGAGTTCCACGAGATCTACCTGTGCGCTTCTTCGTCCGGACACAAGGACGTGCCGGACCCTTCTGCGAGGTGA
- a CDS encoding cytochrome P450, with product MTTPSVPPPGCPAHGSGQRIPLDSAEFAANPHAYYRYMRELGPTAPVTIAPGVEATLVTDYNAALELLQDSTTFRKDSRRWRALAEGCIRPDSPVLPLLAYRPNAMFTDGAEHVRLRQAITDSFARVSNKRLSRIVGQAAQFLINQFSARGSADLLRDYAQQLPLYVFNELFGCPAEIGDRVLFGISGMFDGVNAEAASQVLLGAVSELVALKRAQPGEDVTSYLMQHPAQLNDEELAHTLVLLLGAGGEPEGNLIGNAFYTMLTNEEFARLGQFDKAVDDTLWRNAPMSNYAPHYPVVDTDVAGDKVRAGDLVLVSFGAANTALADRGADTRGHLAWSAGPHACPSKEPARLIALTGLETLFNALPDVELAVPADSLAWRPGPFNRALISLPVRFSAVTPRAAAAPAPTAVPRYEAPPVAASPAPAAPQPTGKAGRWSSFMKWLTGE from the coding sequence ATGACAACCCCCTCTGTACCTCCGCCCGGCTGCCCCGCACACGGCAGCGGGCAGCGCATACCCCTGGACAGCGCGGAGTTCGCTGCCAATCCGCACGCGTACTACCGCTACATGCGCGAGCTCGGCCCCACCGCTCCGGTCACCATCGCCCCCGGCGTGGAGGCGACGCTGGTGACCGATTACAACGCGGCTCTGGAACTGCTGCAGGATTCGACGACCTTTCGCAAGGACTCACGCCGCTGGCGTGCCCTGGCTGAGGGCTGCATCCGCCCCGACAGCCCGGTCCTGCCGCTGCTGGCCTACCGGCCGAACGCGATGTTCACCGACGGCGCCGAGCATGTGCGGCTGCGGCAGGCCATCACCGACTCCTTCGCCCGCGTCAGCAACAAGCGGCTGAGCCGGATCGTCGGCCAGGCGGCCCAGTTCCTCATCAACCAGTTCAGCGCCCGCGGCAGCGCCGACCTGCTCCGCGACTACGCCCAGCAGCTCCCGCTGTACGTGTTCAACGAGCTGTTCGGCTGCCCGGCAGAGATCGGTGACCGGGTGCTGTTCGGCATCTCCGGCATGTTCGACGGAGTCAACGCCGAAGCGGCCAGCCAGGTCCTGCTCGGAGCGGTCAGCGAGCTGGTGGCGCTCAAGCGCGCCCAGCCCGGGGAGGACGTCACGTCCTACCTGATGCAGCATCCGGCGCAGCTGAACGACGAGGAACTGGCGCACACACTGGTGTTGCTCCTCGGCGCGGGCGGCGAGCCGGAGGGCAACCTGATCGGCAACGCCTTCTACACGATGCTGACCAACGAGGAGTTCGCGCGCCTGGGGCAGTTCGACAAGGCTGTGGACGACACTCTGTGGCGCAATGCGCCGATGTCCAACTACGCGCCCCATTACCCGGTGGTCGACACGGACGTGGCCGGCGACAAGGTGCGCGCCGGTGACCTGGTGCTGGTGTCCTTCGGCGCCGCCAACACGGCGCTCGCGGACCGCGGTGCCGACACTCGCGGTCACCTCGCCTGGAGCGCCGGCCCGCACGCCTGCCCGTCGAAGGAGCCGGCCAGGCTGATCGCCCTGACGGGCCTGGAGACGCTGTTCAACGCCCTGCCCGACGTTGAACTCGCCGTCCCCGCGGACAGCCTCGCCTGGCGGCCCGGCCCCTTCAACCGGGCCCTGATCTCCCTGCCCGTCCGGTTCAGCGCAGTCACCCCGCGCGCCGCGGCCGCACCGGCGCCGACGGCCGTGCCCCGCTACGAGGCACCCCCCGTCGCGGCCTCACCCGCGCCTGCGGCGCCGCAGCCCACCGGCAAAGCGGGGCGCTGGAGCAGCTTCATGAAGTGGCTGACGGGCGAGTAG